A single region of the Micropterus dolomieu isolate WLL.071019.BEF.003 ecotype Adirondacks linkage group LG02, ASM2129224v1, whole genome shotgun sequence genome encodes:
- the LOC123964850 gene encoding uncharacterized protein LOC123964850 isoform X2, which yields MKVSVSSGSFNISCRSRTAVAMMEVSVSSGSFNISCCSRTAVAMMEVSVSSGSFNISCCSRTAVAMMEVSVSSGSFNISCCSRTAVAMMEVSVSSGSFNISCCSRTAVAMMEVSVSSGSFNISCCSRTAVAMMEVSVSSGSFNISCCSRTAVAMMEVSVSSGSFNISCCSRTAVAMMEVSVSSGSFNISCCSRTAVAMMEVSVSSGSFNISCCSRTAVAMMEVSVSSGSFNISCCSRTAVAMMEVSVSSGSFNISCCSRTAVAMMEVSVSSGSSNHGEILKERITNYLVQLIHLHDY from the exons ATGAaggtctctgtgtcctctggaTCCTTTAACATCAGCTGCCGTAGCAGGACAGCGGTGGCCATGATGGaggtctctgtgtcctctggaTCCTTTAACATCAGCTGCTGTAGCAGGACAGCGGTGGCCATGATGGAG gtctctgtgtcctctggaTCCTTTAACATCAGCTGCTGTAGCAGGACAGCGGTGGCCATGATGGaggtctctgtgtcctctggaTCCTTTAACATCAGCTGCTGTAGCAGGACAGCGGTGGCCATGATGGaggtctctgtgtcctctggaTCCTTTAACATCAGCTGCTGTAGCAGGACAGCGGTGGCCATGATGGaggtctctgtgtcctctggaTCCTTTAACATCAGCTGCTGTAGCAGGACAGCGGTGGCCATGATGGaggtctctgtgtcctctggaTCCTTTAACATCAGCTGCTGTAGCAGGACAGCGGTGGCCATGATGGaggtctctgtgtcctctggaTCCTTTAACATCAGCTGCTGTAGCAGGACAGCGGTGGCCATGATGGaggtctctgtgtcctctggaTCCTTTAACATCAGCTGCTGTAGCAGGACAGCGGTGGCCATGATGGaggtctctgtgtcctctggaTCCTTTAACATCAGCTGCTGTAGCAGGACAGCGGTGGCCATGATGGaggtctctgtgtcctctggaTCCTTTAACATCAGCTGCTGTAGCAGGACAGCGGTGGCCATGATGGaggtctctgtgtcctctggaTCCTTTAACATCAGCTGCTGTAGCAGGACAGCGGTGGCCATGATGGaggtctctgtgtcctctggaTCCTCAAACCACGGAGAAATTCTGAAAGAAAGGATAACTAATTATTTGGTACAACTAATCCATCTCCATGACTACTGA
- the LOC123964633 gene encoding uncharacterized protein LOC123964633 isoform X2 has protein sequence MTLKRPPDCRYQSTYWNKPDSALSSEDPEDTETSIMATADLLLELMFSWIQQRELCAEQLKKLARELESLREKCNVSECVGSSAAVVGAACVIGAGAVTLFTGGAAVPLLGLIGAVSSVGGVTISVVTKLTEHFLSSSTMKEAQKIEEQSNKIAERIQKLFQQLKAEVKNRSSSADPDKLDRRMMMEILTAMGRRSGLKGEINVRMCGDKPQFYFDAGPRHIGLNSMAVNPALAVGFAAILKFFAFEVSDKELKILFANGAKQLMKLLSTTGFKTALKGGAKVVGGALGLAFALPEAIDNWTDLIKNNHVTEASQSLRDTADDLLKISRTLREQFDNIKEMFDQMATSQREHEDDRQEDNNSSYSAQENSDQEDEERDREDEDSDRERDREDEDSDRERDREDEDSDREDEEDDREEETEDDESSHEAPAAIRVGLVNVRSMNNKTSRILELITQNYLDVFLTTETWLNRDTGDDVLTTASPHNFNFNHRSRATRGGGVAIQYSRYLNGEQIHFDFITTFEHVATVLQHDEWTEPVLIINVYHPPGYNLNRFRAFLDELQMLLDEVREIYNSIIVTGDFNIHVDNERRTATDEFEFFLLINDLFQHVGEPTHQAGHFLDLVLTRNVEISNLSVRNDRISDHYTVYFSARPASEDREEKTKEKADRDEPAKKKKEE, from the exons ATGACACTGAAGCGGCCGCCtgactgtcgatatcaaagcacatattggaacaa ACCTGATTCAGCTCTCAGCTCAGAGGAtccagaggacacagagacctCCATCATGGCCACCGCTGACCTGCTGCTGGAGCTGATGTTCTCCTGGATCCAGCAGAGGGAGCTCTGTGCAGAGCAGCTGAAGAAACTGGCCCGGGAGCTGGAGTCTCTCAGGGAGAAATGCAACGTCAGTGAATGTGTTGGCAGCTCAGCGGCAGTGGTTGGAGCTGCATGTGTGATCGGGGCTGGCGCAGTCACTTTGTTCACCGGTGGAGCAGCTGTTCCACTTTTAGGCTTGATCGGAGCAGTGTCTTCAGTTGGAGGGGTCACCATATCTGTGGTTACTAAACTCACTGAGCACTTCTTATCCAGTAGCACCATGAAAGAGGCGCAGAAGATAGAAGAGCAGAGCAACAAAATTGCAGAAAGAATCCAGAAACTGTTCCAGCAGCTGAAGGCCGAGGTGAAGAACAGGAGTTCCTCAGCAGACCCAGATAAACTGGACCGACGCATGATGATGGAAATTCTGACAGCCATGGGCCGACGCAGTGGGCTGAAGGGGGAGATCAACGTCCGCATGTGTGGTGACAAGccacagttttattttgatgcaGGACCAAGACACATTGGGCTCAACAGCATGGCCGTCAACCCTGCATTGGCGGTTGGATTTGCCgctattttaaaatttttcgCATTTGAAGTTAGCGATAAAGAATTAAAAATTTTGTTTGCTAACGGCGCCAAACAACTGATGAAACTTTTGTCTACAACTGGATTTAAAACTGCTCTTAAAGGAGGAGCCAAG gttGTGGGAGGAGCTTTAGGACTGGCGTTTGCACTTCCTGAGGCGATTGACAACTGGACAGACCTGATCAAGAATAATCATGTGACTGAAGCGAGCCAATCACTGAGAGATACAGCTGACGACCTTCTGAAGATCAGCCGGACACTGAGGGAACAGTTTGACAACATCAA GGAGATGTTTGACCAGATGGCTACAAGTCAACGAGAACACGAGGACGATCGTCAAGAAGACAATAATAGTTCATATTCAGCTCAGGAGAATAGCGATCAGGAAGATGAGGAGCGTGACAGAGAGGATGAAGACAGCGATCGGGAGCGTGACAGAGAGGATGAAGACAGCGATCGGGAGCGTGACAGAGAGGATGAAGACAGCGATcgggaggatgaggaggatgataGAGAGGAAGAGACGGAGGACGATGAAAGCAGTCACGAAGCTCCTGCAGCAATAAGGGTGGGGTTGGTTAATGTTCGGTCGATGAACAACAAAACATCCAGGATCTTAGAGCTCATAACACAAAACTACCTGGACGTCTTCCTCACAACAGAGACGTGGTTAAATAGGGACACTGGAGACGACGTCCTTACTACAGCTTCACcacacaattttaattttaatcatcGGTCAAGAGCTACGAGAGGGGGAGGGGTGGCGATTCAATACTCACGGTACCTGAATGGTGAACAAATTCATTTCGACTTCATAACAACCTTTGAACATGTTGCCACAGTTCTGCAACATGATGAGTGGACCGAGCCGGTCCTGATCATCAATGTGTATCACCCACCGGGGTACAACCTGAACCGATTCCGTGCCTTTCTGGATGAGCTTCAAATGCTCTTGGATGAGGTTCGTGAAATCTACAACAGCATCATTGTAACTGGCGATTTCAACATCCATGTTGATAATGAAAGGCGGACCGCTACGGACGAGTTTGAATTCTTTTTGCTGATTAATGACCTTTTTCAGCATGTGGGGGAGccaacacaccaggcaggtcacTTTCTGGATCTGGTCCTCACCAGAAATGTTGAAATCTCAAATTTATCTGTCCGGAACGATAGAATATCAGATCATTACACTGTATATTTCTCTGCAAGGCCAGCGTCGGAAGATAGAGAGGAGAAAACCAAAGAAAAGGCGGATCGAGACGAGCcggcaaagaagaagaaagaagaataG
- the LOC123964633 gene encoding uncharacterized protein LOC123964633 isoform X1 gives MRSVNRGPDSALSSEDPEDTETSIMATADLLLELMFSWIQQRELCAEQLKKLARELESLREKCNVSECVGSSAAVVGAACVIGAGAVTLFTGGAAVPLLGLIGAVSSVGGVTISVVTKLTEHFLSSSTMKEAQKIEEQSNKIAERIQKLFQQLKAEVKNRSSSADPDKLDRRMMMEILTAMGRRSGLKGEINVRMCGDKPQFYFDAGPRHIGLNSMAVNPALAVGFAAILKFFAFEVSDKELKILFANGAKQLMKLLSTTGFKTALKGGAKVVGGALGLAFALPEAIDNWTDLIKNNHVTEASQSLRDTADDLLKISRTLREQFDNIKEMFDQMATSQREHEDDRQEDNNSSYSAQENSDQEDEERDREDEDSDRERDREDEDSDRERDREDEDSDREDEEDDREEETEDDESSHEAPAAIRVGLVNVRSMNNKTSRILELITQNYLDVFLTTETWLNRDTGDDVLTTASPHNFNFNHRSRATRGGGVAIQYSRYLNGEQIHFDFITTFEHVATVLQHDEWTEPVLIINVYHPPGYNLNRFRAFLDELQMLLDEVREIYNSIIVTGDFNIHVDNERRTATDEFEFFLLINDLFQHVGEPTHQAGHFLDLVLTRNVEISNLSVRNDRISDHYTVYFSARPASEDREEKTKEKADRDEPAKKKKEE, from the exons ATGAGGAGCGTGAACCGAGG ACCTGATTCAGCTCTCAGCTCAGAGGAtccagaggacacagagacctCCATCATGGCCACCGCTGACCTGCTGCTGGAGCTGATGTTCTCCTGGATCCAGCAGAGGGAGCTCTGTGCAGAGCAGCTGAAGAAACTGGCCCGGGAGCTGGAGTCTCTCAGGGAGAAATGCAACGTCAGTGAATGTGTTGGCAGCTCAGCGGCAGTGGTTGGAGCTGCATGTGTGATCGGGGCTGGCGCAGTCACTTTGTTCACCGGTGGAGCAGCTGTTCCACTTTTAGGCTTGATCGGAGCAGTGTCTTCAGTTGGAGGGGTCACCATATCTGTGGTTACTAAACTCACTGAGCACTTCTTATCCAGTAGCACCATGAAAGAGGCGCAGAAGATAGAAGAGCAGAGCAACAAAATTGCAGAAAGAATCCAGAAACTGTTCCAGCAGCTGAAGGCCGAGGTGAAGAACAGGAGTTCCTCAGCAGACCCAGATAAACTGGACCGACGCATGATGATGGAAATTCTGACAGCCATGGGCCGACGCAGTGGGCTGAAGGGGGAGATCAACGTCCGCATGTGTGGTGACAAGccacagttttattttgatgcaGGACCAAGACACATTGGGCTCAACAGCATGGCCGTCAACCCTGCATTGGCGGTTGGATTTGCCgctattttaaaatttttcgCATTTGAAGTTAGCGATAAAGAATTAAAAATTTTGTTTGCTAACGGCGCCAAACAACTGATGAAACTTTTGTCTACAACTGGATTTAAAACTGCTCTTAAAGGAGGAGCCAAG gttGTGGGAGGAGCTTTAGGACTGGCGTTTGCACTTCCTGAGGCGATTGACAACTGGACAGACCTGATCAAGAATAATCATGTGACTGAAGCGAGCCAATCACTGAGAGATACAGCTGACGACCTTCTGAAGATCAGCCGGACACTGAGGGAACAGTTTGACAACATCAA GGAGATGTTTGACCAGATGGCTACAAGTCAACGAGAACACGAGGACGATCGTCAAGAAGACAATAATAGTTCATATTCAGCTCAGGAGAATAGCGATCAGGAAGATGAGGAGCGTGACAGAGAGGATGAAGACAGCGATCGGGAGCGTGACAGAGAGGATGAAGACAGCGATCGGGAGCGTGACAGAGAGGATGAAGACAGCGATcgggaggatgaggaggatgataGAGAGGAAGAGACGGAGGACGATGAAAGCAGTCACGAAGCTCCTGCAGCAATAAGGGTGGGGTTGGTTAATGTTCGGTCGATGAACAACAAAACATCCAGGATCTTAGAGCTCATAACACAAAACTACCTGGACGTCTTCCTCACAACAGAGACGTGGTTAAATAGGGACACTGGAGACGACGTCCTTACTACAGCTTCACcacacaattttaattttaatcatcGGTCAAGAGCTACGAGAGGGGGAGGGGTGGCGATTCAATACTCACGGTACCTGAATGGTGAACAAATTCATTTCGACTTCATAACAACCTTTGAACATGTTGCCACAGTTCTGCAACATGATGAGTGGACCGAGCCGGTCCTGATCATCAATGTGTATCACCCACCGGGGTACAACCTGAACCGATTCCGTGCCTTTCTGGATGAGCTTCAAATGCTCTTGGATGAGGTTCGTGAAATCTACAACAGCATCATTGTAACTGGCGATTTCAACATCCATGTTGATAATGAAAGGCGGACCGCTACGGACGAGTTTGAATTCTTTTTGCTGATTAATGACCTTTTTCAGCATGTGGGGGAGccaacacaccaggcaggtcacTTTCTGGATCTGGTCCTCACCAGAAATGTTGAAATCTCAAATTTATCTGTCCGGAACGATAGAATATCAGATCATTACACTGTATATTTCTCTGCAAGGCCAGCGTCGGAAGATAGAGAGGAGAAAACCAAAGAAAAGGCGGATCGAGACGAGCcggcaaagaagaagaaagaagaataG
- the LOC123964633 gene encoding uncharacterized protein LOC123964633 isoform X3, producing MATADLLLELMFSWIQQRELCAEQLKKLARELESLREKCNVSECVGSSAAVVGAACVIGAGAVTLFTGGAAVPLLGLIGAVSSVGGVTISVVTKLTEHFLSSSTMKEAQKIEEQSNKIAERIQKLFQQLKAEVKNRSSSADPDKLDRRMMMEILTAMGRRSGLKGEINVRMCGDKPQFYFDAGPRHIGLNSMAVNPALAVGFAAILKFFAFEVSDKELKILFANGAKQLMKLLSTTGFKTALKGGAKVVGGALGLAFALPEAIDNWTDLIKNNHVTEASQSLRDTADDLLKISRTLREQFDNIKEMFDQMATSQREHEDDRQEDNNSSYSAQENSDQEDEERDREDEDSDRERDREDEDSDRERDREDEDSDREDEEDDREEETEDDESSHEAPAAIRVGLVNVRSMNNKTSRILELITQNYLDVFLTTETWLNRDTGDDVLTTASPHNFNFNHRSRATRGGGVAIQYSRYLNGEQIHFDFITTFEHVATVLQHDEWTEPVLIINVYHPPGYNLNRFRAFLDELQMLLDEVREIYNSIIVTGDFNIHVDNERRTATDEFEFFLLINDLFQHVGEPTHQAGHFLDLVLTRNVEISNLSVRNDRISDHYTVYFSARPASEDREEKTKEKADRDEPAKKKKEE from the exons ATGGCCACCGCTGACCTGCTGCTGGAGCTGATGTTCTCCTGGATCCAGCAGAGGGAGCTCTGTGCAGAGCAGCTGAAGAAACTGGCCCGGGAGCTGGAGTCTCTCAGGGAGAAATGCAACGTCAGTGAATGTGTTGGCAGCTCAGCGGCAGTGGTTGGAGCTGCATGTGTGATCGGGGCTGGCGCAGTCACTTTGTTCACCGGTGGAGCAGCTGTTCCACTTTTAGGCTTGATCGGAGCAGTGTCTTCAGTTGGAGGGGTCACCATATCTGTGGTTACTAAACTCACTGAGCACTTCTTATCCAGTAGCACCATGAAAGAGGCGCAGAAGATAGAAGAGCAGAGCAACAAAATTGCAGAAAGAATCCAGAAACTGTTCCAGCAGCTGAAGGCCGAGGTGAAGAACAGGAGTTCCTCAGCAGACCCAGATAAACTGGACCGACGCATGATGATGGAAATTCTGACAGCCATGGGCCGACGCAGTGGGCTGAAGGGGGAGATCAACGTCCGCATGTGTGGTGACAAGccacagttttattttgatgcaGGACCAAGACACATTGGGCTCAACAGCATGGCCGTCAACCCTGCATTGGCGGTTGGATTTGCCgctattttaaaatttttcgCATTTGAAGTTAGCGATAAAGAATTAAAAATTTTGTTTGCTAACGGCGCCAAACAACTGATGAAACTTTTGTCTACAACTGGATTTAAAACTGCTCTTAAAGGAGGAGCCAAG gttGTGGGAGGAGCTTTAGGACTGGCGTTTGCACTTCCTGAGGCGATTGACAACTGGACAGACCTGATCAAGAATAATCATGTGACTGAAGCGAGCCAATCACTGAGAGATACAGCTGACGACCTTCTGAAGATCAGCCGGACACTGAGGGAACAGTTTGACAACATCAA GGAGATGTTTGACCAGATGGCTACAAGTCAACGAGAACACGAGGACGATCGTCAAGAAGACAATAATAGTTCATATTCAGCTCAGGAGAATAGCGATCAGGAAGATGAGGAGCGTGACAGAGAGGATGAAGACAGCGATCGGGAGCGTGACAGAGAGGATGAAGACAGCGATCGGGAGCGTGACAGAGAGGATGAAGACAGCGATcgggaggatgaggaggatgataGAGAGGAAGAGACGGAGGACGATGAAAGCAGTCACGAAGCTCCTGCAGCAATAAGGGTGGGGTTGGTTAATGTTCGGTCGATGAACAACAAAACATCCAGGATCTTAGAGCTCATAACACAAAACTACCTGGACGTCTTCCTCACAACAGAGACGTGGTTAAATAGGGACACTGGAGACGACGTCCTTACTACAGCTTCACcacacaattttaattttaatcatcGGTCAAGAGCTACGAGAGGGGGAGGGGTGGCGATTCAATACTCACGGTACCTGAATGGTGAACAAATTCATTTCGACTTCATAACAACCTTTGAACATGTTGCCACAGTTCTGCAACATGATGAGTGGACCGAGCCGGTCCTGATCATCAATGTGTATCACCCACCGGGGTACAACCTGAACCGATTCCGTGCCTTTCTGGATGAGCTTCAAATGCTCTTGGATGAGGTTCGTGAAATCTACAACAGCATCATTGTAACTGGCGATTTCAACATCCATGTTGATAATGAAAGGCGGACCGCTACGGACGAGTTTGAATTCTTTTTGCTGATTAATGACCTTTTTCAGCATGTGGGGGAGccaacacaccaggcaggtcacTTTCTGGATCTGGTCCTCACCAGAAATGTTGAAATCTCAAATTTATCTGTCCGGAACGATAGAATATCAGATCATTACACTGTATATTTCTCTGCAAGGCCAGCGTCGGAAGATAGAGAGGAGAAAACCAAAGAAAAGGCGGATCGAGACGAGCcggcaaagaagaagaaagaagaataG
- the LOC123964850 gene encoding uncharacterized protein LOC123964850 isoform X1, with protein MKVSVSSGSFNISCRSRTAVAMMEVSVSSGSFNISCCSRTAVAMMEVSVSSGSFNISCRSRTAVAMMEVSVSSGSFNISCCSRTAVAMMEVSVSSGSFNISCCSRTAVAMMEVSVSSGSFNISCCSRTAVAMMEVSVSSGSFNISCCSRTAVAMMEVSVSSGSFNISCCSRTAVAMMEVSVSSGSFNISCCSRTAVAMMEVSVSSGSFNISCCSRTAVAMMEVSVSSGSFNISCCSRTAVAMMEVSVSSGSFNISCCSRTAVAMMEVSVSSGSFNISCCSRTAVAMMEVSVSSGSSNHGEILKERITNYLVQLIHLHDY; from the exons ATGAaggtctctgtgtcctctggaTCCTTTAACATCAGCTGCCGTAGCAGGACAGCGGTGGCCATGATGGaggtctctgtgtcctctggaTCCTTTAACATCAGCTGCTGTAGCAGGACAGCGGTGGCCATGATGGAG gtctctgtgtcctctggaTCCTTTAACATCAGCTGCCGTAGCAGGACAGCGGTGGCCATGATGGaggtctctgtgtcctctggaTCCTTTAACATCAGCTGCTGTAGCAGGACAGCGGTGGCCATGATGGaggtctctgtgtcctctggaTCCTTTAACATCAGCTGCTGTAGCAGGACAGCGGTGGCCATGATGGaggtctctgtgtcctctggaTCCTTTAACATCAGCTGCTGTAGCAGGACAGCGGTGGCCATGATGGaggtctctgtgtcctctggaTCCTTTAACATCAGCTGCTGTAGCAGGACAGCGGTGGCCATGATGGaggtctctgtgtcctctggaTCCTTTAACATCAGCTGCTGTAGCAGGACAGCGGTGGCCATGATGGaggtctctgtgtcctctggaTCCTTTAACATCAGCTGCTGTAGCAGGACAGCGGTGGCCATGATGGaggtctctgtgtcctctggaTCCTTTAACATCAGCTGCTGTAGCAGGACAGCGGTGGCCATGATGGaggtctctgtgtcctctggaTCCTTTAACATCAGCTGCTGTAGCAGGACAGCGGTGGCCATGATGGaggtctctgtgtcctctggaTCCTTTAACATCAGCTGCTGTAGCAGGACAGCGGTGGCCATGATGGaggtctctgtgtcctctggaTCCTTTAACATCAGCTGCTGTAGCAGGACAGCGGTGGCCATGATGGaggtctctgtgtcctctggaTCCTCAAACCACGGAGAAATTCTGAAAGAAAGGATAACTAATTATTTGGTACAACTAATCCATCTCCATGACTACTGA